In Rissa tridactyla isolate bRisTri1 chromosome 2, bRisTri1.patW.cur.20221130, whole genome shotgun sequence, a single window of DNA contains:
- the KLHL38 gene encoding kelch-like protein 38 translates to MEEGSTEEFLFKDQDFSSELLRQLNALRQSGMLTDVTLCSGGFEIPCHRNVLASSSPYFKAMFCNDFRESRQAKVILKGIDAEILDQLILYVYTGEILISTENVPRLLETASMLQYTKLFEACSAYLQDKLTPDNCLSMIRLAKVLNCQSLNKKAKAMALKCFPEVASSEDLKDLCPLELIDYLGDDELCGEEEQVFETLMVWIRHDLQARQGYIQELFKKVRLQYVHPTFLFHFIANDSLVQSSPTCRSILESARRQMFSLYSTNAPDIKPMLHVPRRYSNQEFLIIIGGRKDSQQTTRDVLLYDDKTNQWLSLAKLPMRLYKASAVSLHSNIYVLGGMPVSNKKNPVSDNIYIYSLKLNQWRLAEHMLVPRYSHRSLAYKNYILSFGGIGENQEILNSVERYDSVYNTCESMAKMPVAVLHPAVAAKDQRVYLFGGEDIMQNPVRLIQVYHVSRNTWFRMETRVVKNVCAPAVLIGDQIIIVGGYTRRIIAYDTKGNKFVKCADMKDRRMHHGATVIKNKLYVTGGRCLTADNVIEDLDSLDCYDPETNTWTPKGKLPHKLFDHGCLTLQCVPCSNLL, encoded by the exons ATGGAGGAGGGATCCACTGAGGAGTTTCTCTTCAAAGACCAGGACTTCTCCTCTGAACTGTTGAGGCAGCTGAACGCTCTGCGGCAGAGCGGGATGCTGACTGATGTTACCCTCTGCTCCGGGGGCTTCGAAATCCCCTGCCACCGAAACGTGCTGGCTTCCAGCAGTCCATACTTCAAGGCGATGTTCTGCAATGACTTCAGAGAGAGTCGTCAGGCTAAAGTCATCCTGAAGGGCATCGATGCTGAGATTTTGGATCAGCTTATCCTTTACGTTTACACTGGGGAGATTCTTATATCCACTGAGAATGTCCCGCGCCTGTTGGAGACGGCCTCCATGCTGCAGTACACTAAGCTGTTCGAGGCCTGCTCTGCCTACCTCCAAGACAAGCTGACTCCTGACAACTGTCTGAGCATGATCAGACTGGCCAAAGTCTTGAACTGCCAAAGCCTGAATAAGAAAGCCAAGGCTATGGCTTTGAAATGCTTTCCTGAGGTGGCCTCTTCTGAGGACCTGAAGGACCTTTGTCCCTTGGAGCTCATTGATTACCTTGGGGACGATGAGCTCtgcggggaggaggagcaggtctTTGAGACACTAATGGTCTGGATCCGGCATGACCTTCAGGCAAGACAAGGCTACATCCAAGAGTTGTTCAAGAAAGTCCGGCTTCAGTACGTCCATCCAActttcctcttccacttcatcGCCAATGACTCCCTTGTTCAGTCCTCACCTACTTGCAGGAGCATCCTTGAGTCAGCCCGGAGACAAATGTTTTCCTTGTACAGCACCAACGCACCTGACATCAAGCCCATGCTGCATGTTCCTCGCAGGTACTCCAACCAAGAGTTCCTCATCATCATTGGTGGCAGGAAGGACAGCCAGCAGACGACGAGGGACGTCCTGCTTTATGATGACAAGACAAACCAATGGCTAAGCCTGGCCAAACTTCCCATGCGCCTGTACAAAGCCTCTGCAGTGAGCTTACACAGCAATATTTATGTGCTCGGAGGGATGCCCGTTAGCAATAAGAAAAACCCAGTCAGTGATAATATTTACATTTACTCCCTCAAACTCAATCAGTGGAGGTTGGCTGAGCACATGTTAGTTCCACGTTACTCCCACAGAAGCTTGgcatataaaaattatattttatcgTTCGGTGGAATTGGTGAAAACCAGGAAATCCTTAATTCTGTGGAAAGATATGATAGCGTCTACAACACCTGTGAGAGCATGGCAAAGATGCCTGTTGCCGTCCTTCACCCTGCTGTGGCTGCCAAAGATCAGAGGGTCTACCTCTTTGGGGGAGAAGACATTATGCAAAACCCTGTCCGGCTGATCCAG GTTTACCATGTCTCCAGGAATACTTGGTTTCGGATGGAGACCAGAGTGGTGAAGAATGTCTGTGCACCAGCTGTCTTGATTGGAGACCAGATTATCATCGTAGGTG GGTACACCCGGAGAATAATCGCTTATGATACAAAAGGCAACAAGTTTGTTAAATGTGCAGACATGAAGGACAGACGAATGCATCACGGGGCCACTGTCATCAAGAACAAGCTGTATGTGACAGGAGGACGATGTCTCACCGCGGACAATGTTATTGAGGACTTGGATTCCTTGGACTGCTATGACCCAGAGACCAACACATGGACACCAAAGGGAAAACTGCCACACAAACTCTTTGACCATGGGTGCCTTACACTCCAGTGTGTCCCCTGTTCTAACCTTCTCTAA